In Carya illinoinensis cultivar Pawnee chromosome 9, C.illinoinensisPawnee_v1, whole genome shotgun sequence, the following are encoded in one genomic region:
- the LOC122275361 gene encoding transcription factor-like protein DPA isoform X1, whose product MISVLQIQFGHLNQKTSSGEGPGASSMSCGNVSTDCQSNHGTKNMASHHENASSLNEGSIAAKKKRESRLKGGGLRQFSNIVCQKLESKVRTTYNEVADEIVAEFSGARDDAAASSESDEKNIRRRVYDALNVLLALDIIAGDKKEIHWKGLPNTHIKDLEEIKALRLRLVKKIGKKVAYLKGLEEKIVGLQDLLTRNCRLLKCGSASPEGFSLPFILVQTSPHATVEIEISEDMQLVHFDFNSTPFSLHDDAYILELMRYNQQPESTDASQSFSAHSSSSSVTPRGTKPFHWNSETHLK is encoded by the exons ATGATCTCT GTACTCCAGATACAATTTGGCCACTTGAATCAGAAAACATCCAGTGGAGAAGGTCCAGGTGCATCTTCAATGAGTTGTGGTAATGTGTCAACTGATTGCCAGAGTAACCATGGAACAAAAAATATGGCTTCCCATCATGAGAATGCCAGCAGCTTGAATGAGGG aaGCATAGCagcaaagaagaaaagagaatcaAGACTTAAGGGTGGAGGACTGCGCCAGTTCAGTAATATTG TTTGTCAGAAGTTGGAGAGCAAGGTTAGAACAACATATAATGAG GTCGCAGATGAAATCGTTGCAGAGTTTTCCGGAGCACGTGATGATGCAGCAGCATCTTCAGAG TCTGATGAGAAGAACATAAGACGACGGGTGTATGATGCATTAAATGTTCTTCTGGCACTGGATATTATTGCCGGAGACAAAAAGGAAATCCATTGGAAGGGACTACCAAATACACATATAAAGGATTTGGAAGAGATTAAG GCATTGCGACTTAGGCTGGTGAAAAAGATTGGAAAGAAAGTGGCCTATTTGAAAGGTCTAGAAGAAAAG attgtAGGTCTCCAAGATTTGCTGACGCGCAATTGTCGGTTACTCAAGTGTGGAAGTGCATCTCCAGAAGGATTTTCTTTGCCATTTATTCTGGTTCAG acaAGCCCTCATGCTACTGTTGAGATAGAGATTTCTGAAGACATGCAATTGGTTCACTTTGACTTCAATAG TACACCTTTCTCATTGCATGATGATGCTTATATTCTGGAGTTAATGAGATACAACCAACAGCCAGAAAGTACAGATGCTTCTCAAAGTTTTTCTGCTCACTCGTCTTCAAGCTCAGTCACACCTCGAGGCACCAAACCATTTCATTGGAACTCTGAAACACATCtcaaatga
- the LOC122275361 gene encoding transcription factor-like protein DPA isoform X2: MISIQFGHLNQKTSSGEGPGASSMSCGNVSTDCQSNHGTKNMASHHENASSLNEGSIAAKKKRESRLKGGGLRQFSNIVCQKLESKVRTTYNEVADEIVAEFSGARDDAAASSESDEKNIRRRVYDALNVLLALDIIAGDKKEIHWKGLPNTHIKDLEEIKALRLRLVKKIGKKVAYLKGLEEKIVGLQDLLTRNCRLLKCGSASPEGFSLPFILVQTSPHATVEIEISEDMQLVHFDFNSTPFSLHDDAYILELMRYNQQPESTDASQSFSAHSSSSSVTPRGTKPFHWNSETHLK, encoded by the exons ATGATCTCT ATACAATTTGGCCACTTGAATCAGAAAACATCCAGTGGAGAAGGTCCAGGTGCATCTTCAATGAGTTGTGGTAATGTGTCAACTGATTGCCAGAGTAACCATGGAACAAAAAATATGGCTTCCCATCATGAGAATGCCAGCAGCTTGAATGAGGG aaGCATAGCagcaaagaagaaaagagaatcaAGACTTAAGGGTGGAGGACTGCGCCAGTTCAGTAATATTG TTTGTCAGAAGTTGGAGAGCAAGGTTAGAACAACATATAATGAG GTCGCAGATGAAATCGTTGCAGAGTTTTCCGGAGCACGTGATGATGCAGCAGCATCTTCAGAG TCTGATGAGAAGAACATAAGACGACGGGTGTATGATGCATTAAATGTTCTTCTGGCACTGGATATTATTGCCGGAGACAAAAAGGAAATCCATTGGAAGGGACTACCAAATACACATATAAAGGATTTGGAAGAGATTAAG GCATTGCGACTTAGGCTGGTGAAAAAGATTGGAAAGAAAGTGGCCTATTTGAAAGGTCTAGAAGAAAAG attgtAGGTCTCCAAGATTTGCTGACGCGCAATTGTCGGTTACTCAAGTGTGGAAGTGCATCTCCAGAAGGATTTTCTTTGCCATTTATTCTGGTTCAG acaAGCCCTCATGCTACTGTTGAGATAGAGATTTCTGAAGACATGCAATTGGTTCACTTTGACTTCAATAG TACACCTTTCTCATTGCATGATGATGCTTATATTCTGGAGTTAATGAGATACAACCAACAGCCAGAAAGTACAGATGCTTCTCAAAGTTTTTCTGCTCACTCGTCTTCAAGCTCAGTCACACCTCGAGGCACCAAACCATTTCATTGGAACTCTGAAACACATCtcaaatga
- the LOC122275361 gene encoding transcription factor-like protein DPA isoform X3, which yields MSCGNVSTDCQSNHGTKNMASHHENASSLNEGSIAAKKKRESRLKGGGLRQFSNIVCQKLESKVRTTYNEVADEIVAEFSGARDDAAASSESDEKNIRRRVYDALNVLLALDIIAGDKKEIHWKGLPNTHIKDLEEIKALRLRLVKKIGKKVAYLKGLEEKIVGLQDLLTRNCRLLKCGSASPEGFSLPFILVQTSPHATVEIEISEDMQLVHFDFNSTPFSLHDDAYILELMRYNQQPESTDASQSFSAHSSSSSVTPRGTKPFHWNSETHLK from the exons ATGAGTTGTGGTAATGTGTCAACTGATTGCCAGAGTAACCATGGAACAAAAAATATGGCTTCCCATCATGAGAATGCCAGCAGCTTGAATGAGGG aaGCATAGCagcaaagaagaaaagagaatcaAGACTTAAGGGTGGAGGACTGCGCCAGTTCAGTAATATTG TTTGTCAGAAGTTGGAGAGCAAGGTTAGAACAACATATAATGAG GTCGCAGATGAAATCGTTGCAGAGTTTTCCGGAGCACGTGATGATGCAGCAGCATCTTCAGAG TCTGATGAGAAGAACATAAGACGACGGGTGTATGATGCATTAAATGTTCTTCTGGCACTGGATATTATTGCCGGAGACAAAAAGGAAATCCATTGGAAGGGACTACCAAATACACATATAAAGGATTTGGAAGAGATTAAG GCATTGCGACTTAGGCTGGTGAAAAAGATTGGAAAGAAAGTGGCCTATTTGAAAGGTCTAGAAGAAAAG attgtAGGTCTCCAAGATTTGCTGACGCGCAATTGTCGGTTACTCAAGTGTGGAAGTGCATCTCCAGAAGGATTTTCTTTGCCATTTATTCTGGTTCAG acaAGCCCTCATGCTACTGTTGAGATAGAGATTTCTGAAGACATGCAATTGGTTCACTTTGACTTCAATAG TACACCTTTCTCATTGCATGATGATGCTTATATTCTGGAGTTAATGAGATACAACCAACAGCCAGAAAGTACAGATGCTTCTCAAAGTTTTTCTGCTCACTCGTCTTCAAGCTCAGTCACACCTCGAGGCACCAAACCATTTCATTGGAACTCTGAAACACATCtcaaatga
- the LOC122275330 gene encoding dof zinc finger protein DOF5.1, with protein MVFSSIPAYLDPANWQQQPNHPAGTTAAASSQLLPPPPPPPPQPHGGGSSGSIRPGSMADRARMANIPMPETALKCPRCESTNTKFCYFNNYSLTQPRHFCKTCRRYWTRGGALRNVPVGGGCRRNKRSKGSSSKSPASSADRQSGSAGSTSSIPSNSGTAGDIIGLGPTMPQLRFMTPNLHQLTHDFAASEIGLNYGLNYGPISAPMGVAGDLNFHIGSALGGGAGTDGGGSLLSSGGLEQWRLQQTQQFPFFGGLDPSVPGLFGSGVDASSYMGGASQGRVKASSSGVNQQAASVKMEENQELNLSRQFLGIPGSEQYWSGNTSTTAWTDLSGFSSSSTTRNPL; from the exons ATGGTTTTTTCTTCCATCCCAGCTTATCTTGATCCAGCCAACTGGCAACAG CAACCAAATCATCCCGCTGGAACTACTGCTGCTGCGAGCTCACAGCTTCTTCCACCGCCACCGCCGCCACCTCCACAACCTCATGGAGGCGGAAGCTCCGGCTCGATCCGGCCTGGCTCAATGGCTGATCGAGCTCGCATGGCCAACATACCGATGCCTGAGACCGCATTAAAATGCCCAAGATGCGAATCTACAAACACTAAATTTTGCTACTTCAACAATTACAGCCTCACCCAACCTCGCCACTTCTGCAAGACCTGCAGAAGGTACTGGACTAGAGGTGGCGCTCTCAGGAATGTCCCCGTGGGGGGAGGCTGCAGGAGGAACAAAAGGAGCAAAGGGAGCAGTTCAAAGTCCCCAGCAAGCAGCGCCGATCGCCAATCCGGTAGTGCTGGTTCCACCAGCTCAATTCCCTCTAATAGTGGAACCGCCGGGGATATAATAGGCCTGGGCCCGACTATGCCCCAGCTCCGCTTCATGACTCCTAACTTGCATCAACTCACTCACGACTTTGCTGCAAGCGAGATCGGCTTGAACTATGGCTTGAATTACGGCCCGATCTCGGCACCAATGGGAGTGGCTGGTGACTTGAATTTCCACATAGGAAGTGCTTTGGGAGGAGGTGCTGGTACCGATGGAGGAGGATCCTTGTTATCGAGTGGGGGTTTAGAGCAGTGGCGGCTGCAGCAAACACAGCAGTTTCCCTTCTTTGGTGGCTTGGATCCTTCAGTACCGGGGTTGTTTGGGAGTGGTGTTGATGCATCAAGTTACATGGGTGGAGCGAGTCAGGGCCGAGTCAAGGCGTCTAGCTCGGGAGTTAATCAGCAGGCGGCTTCAgtgaaaatggaagaaaatcaGGAACTGAATTTGTCGAGGCAGTTCTTGGGAATCCCTGGCAGTGAACAGTATTGGAGTGGTAATACAAGTACTACTGCATGGACAGATCTTTCTGGTTTTAGCTCTTCCTCCACTACCAGAAACCCCCTATAG
- the LOC122276446 gene encoding U-box domain-containing protein 13-like, whose amino-acid sequence MDKEEKSLVLRKLIDVSNEISEISEFKCVIRKQCSDLSRRLRLLTPLFEELGETEERVSEEAGRALANLKDALEKAKNLLQFGSRGSKIYMVLKGEQIKSQFEELRVHFEQALGDVSYHDFDISVEVKEQVELLHTQFKRAKERIDAPDLELYEELLSIYNKSNDIDIDAGAVRILCEKLKFMEIEDIKEESLALLQMVGSHDEGVDDTVKKMSMLLKKFEHYLQTEYCNISPSSSNNNSARCSDQECTEKCTQSPVVPEDFRCPISLELMKDPVIISTGQTYERACIKKWLDAGHGTCPKTQQIISNSILTPNYVLSSLISTWCEVNGMESPKRSGNSHQGRVAYAGSIEIVELEALLSKLTSDNIEDQKTAAGELRLLAKHNGDNRVLIGVAGAIPLLVGLLFVPDIRTQEHAVTALLNLSICEVNKGSIISSKAIPGILHVLKNGSMEARENAAATFFSLSMVDEYKVAIGASGAIPALVTLLIEGSQRGKADAASALFNLCIYQGNKGRAVRAGVAPILMTLLTESGGEMVDEALAIMALLAGNPEGKVAIGALNAVSTLVMLVENGSPKNRENAAAVLVHLCGGDPQHLSEAKALGVITPLVDLATNGTERGKRKAEQLIEIIGRSGEHHEQTQMQASAHPLAQPSYQQSVANGTDDS is encoded by the exons ATGGACAAGGAGGAAAAATCTTTGGTGCTACGGAAGCTGATCGACGTTTCCAACGAGATCTCTGAGATATCGGAATTCAAATGCGTGATCAGGAAGCAGTGTTCTGACCTCTCCAGGAGGTTGAGGCTGTTGACGCCTCTGTTCGAGGAATTGGGAGAGACTGAGGAGAGAGTCTCGGAGGAGGCAGGCAGAGCTCTGGCTAATTTAAAGGATGCTCTGGAGAAAGCCAAGAATTTGCTTCAATTTGGCAGCCGAGGCAGCAAGATTTACATG GTACTGAAGGGAGAGCAAATCAAGTCTCAATTTGAGGAACTTAGAGTTCACTTTGAACAAGCCTTGGGTGATGTTTCCTACCACGATTTTGACATTTCAGTTGAAGTTAAAGAGCAG GTTGAGCTTTTGCATACTCAATTTAAAAGAGCCAAGGAACGGATTGATGCACCTGACTTGGAGCTGTACGAGGAACTTCTATCCATCTACAACAAGAGCAATGATATAGATATTGATGCAGGGGCTGTACGTATATTATGCGAGAAGCTCAAGTTTATGGAAATTGAAGACATCAAGGAAGAATCACTAGCTCTACTGCAGATGGTTGGTTCCCATGATGAAGGCGTAGATGATACTGTAAAGAAGATGTCTATGCTGCTGAAAAAATTTGAACATTATCTGCAGACAGAATATTGCAACATTAGTCCATCTTCCAGTAATAATAATTCTGCACGTTGTAGTGACCAGGAATGCACTGAGAAGTGTACCCAATCACCAGTTGTACCAGAAGATTTTCGTTGCCCAATATCACTGGAGTTGATGAAAGATCCTGTCATCATTTCCACAGGGCAG ACTTACGAGCGAGCTTGCATTAAGAAATGGCTTGACGCAGGACATGGAACATGTCCAAAGACACAGCAGATCATTTCCAATTCCATCCTTACCCCCAACTATGTTTTATCTAGCCTAATCTCCACATGGTGTGAGGTGAATGGGATGGAATCTCCTAAACGATCAGGCAATTCACACCAAGGTAGGGTTGCATATGCTGGTTCAATTGAAATTGTGGAGCTTGAAGCTCTCCTGAGCAAGCTAACCTCTGACAATATCGAAGACCAGAAGACTGCTGCAG GCGAGCTCCGTCTTCTTGCCAAGCACAATGGTGATAACCGTGTGTTGATTGGTGTGGCTGGTGCCATACCCCTCCTTGTTGGCCTCCTATTTGTACCTGACATTCGCACCCAAGAGCATGCAGTTACTGCTCTATTGAACCTATCTATTTGTGAGGTTAACAAAGGTAGCATAATATCCTCTAAGGCCATTCCTGGAATCCTCCATGTGCTCAAGAATGGGAGTATGGAGGCACGAGAGAATGCAGCAGCCACTTTTTTTAGCTTGTCTATGGTGGATGAGTACAAAGTAGCTATTGGTGCATCTGGAGCAATCCCGGCACTGGTAACACTTCTAATTGAAGGTAGCCAGAGGGGGAAGGCAGATGCAGCATCAGCACTATTCAATTTGTGCATATATCAAGGGAACAAGGGGCGGGCAGTCAGGGCCGGTGTTGCACCCATTCTGATGACACTACTTACAGAATCTGGTGGTGAAATGGTGGATGAGGCATTGGCCATTATGGCACTACTGGCTGGTAACCCTGAAGGAAAAGTCGCCATTGGAGCTTTGAATGCTGTGTCAACTTTGGTGATGTTAGTCGAGAATGGATCTcctaaaaatagagagaatgcAGCCGCAGTGCTGGTGCACCTTTGTGGTGGAGATCCTCAGCATCTCTCGGAGGCTAAGGCACTTGGTGTAATTACTCCCCTCGTGGACCTGGCAACAAATGGTACAGAGAGGGGCAAGCGGAAGGCTGAACAGTTGATTGAGATTATAGGTAGATCTGGAGAGCATCATGAACAAACTCAGATGCAAGCCAGTGCCCATCCTCTGGCTCAGCCATCATATCAGCAATCTGTAGCAAATGGCACAGATGATAGCTAA